CCGCATCGATGCCGACACCACGCGCCTGAAGGGCAGCCTCGAGGCACAGCTGGCCAGCGTGCATGCGGGCGAGGTCGATGTGCTGGTGGGCACCCAGATGGTGGCCAAGGGCCATGACTTCCGGCGCGTCACGCTGGTGGCGGCGGTGAACCCGGATTCGGCCCTGTTCAGCAGCGACTTCCGGGCCGGCGAGCGCCTGTTCGCACTGCTGATGCAGGCGGCCGGTCGCGCCGGCCGCGACGCCGGGCAGGCCGCGCGCAGCGAGATGCTGATCCAGACCTGGCACCCGTCGCATCCGCTCTATGCCGCGCTGCGGGGGCACGACTACGCCGCCTTTGCCGCCAGCACGCTGAAGGAGCGCGAGATGGCCGGCATGCCGCCCTATGCCCACCAGGCCCTGCTGCGCGCCGAGGGCCGCACGCAGGAAGTGGCCCAGGCCTGGCTCGCCGCGGCGGCCGCCATGGCCGAGGAGCTCGGCGCGGGCGATGCCGGCGTGGTGCTCTATCCACCGGTGCCGATGAGCGTGGCCCGGGTCGCCAATGTGGAGCGGGCCCAGCTGCTGGTGGAGGCCGCGTCGCGCCCGGCACTGCAGCGGCTGCTGGCCGCCTGGCTGCCGGAGCTGCATGGGCTGCGGGCCGAGCACAAGGGGCTGGTGCGCTGGGCGGTGGACGTGGACCCGCTCGCGATCTGAGCGGGCCGCCCGTGCTGCCGGCCGGCGCGGCCGAGGGTGGCGTTCGCGGCCGGCCGGCGCTATCGTTGCGCCCCATCGAGACCACAGCAGGCGCTCCGCGCCGGAGGGACACCATGTCATCGTTCAATTTCAGCGGCGCCGGGCCCCACAGCCTGACCCGCATCGGGGAGGCCTGGCGCAACCCGCGTGCCCTGCTCACCTTGCTCGGCACCTTCGTGGGGGTGGCGCTGCTTATCGGGCTGGGCGTGTCCACCGGGGTGGGCTTCATCAGCGCGGTGTCCGTGCTGCTGGGCTTCCTGCTGATGATGCTCGGCATGGTGGCCGCCGGCCGCCAGCTGATGGACCAGGCACTGCAGCAGCCGGTCACCGGCACGGTGGAAGCCTTCACCGGCAGCCCGATGGTGCTGCTGCGCATGCTTGGCCTGGCACTGGTGCTGTTGTGCGCCTTCCTGGCCTGGGGCGTGACGGCCTCGGTGCTGCTGTTCCTGTGCAAGATCCCCTTGCTGGGCGGGCTGCTGCTGGTGGTGGTGGTGCCACTGCTGGTGTTCAGCGCGGCCTTGCTGCTGCTGGGCGCCTATGTGGCCTGGGGCCTCGCGGCGCCGGCCCTGTTCGAGGGGCAGACGCTGAAGCAGGCCCTGTCGCGCCTGTGGGCCATTGCCACGCAGCGGCCGCTGGAGGCGTTTCTCAACCTGATGTTGCTGTTCATCCTGGTCGGCTTCGTGGCGGGCCTGGTGATGGCCTTCGTCGGGGGCGGCTTCGCCGTCACCGCCAGCGTGATGAACAGCGTGCTGGGCATGGGCCTGGGGGGCCTGGAGCCGCCGAACGGTACCGTCAGCAGCAGCACCTGGGTCGGCGCCGGCGTGGGGGCGGCCGTGGTGTGGGGTGTGGTCATCGCGGTGTTCAATGCGCTGTTGCTCTTCGGCCTGTGCCTGACCTACCTGAAGTTGAGCGTGGGCCTGGACACCGCCCTCGCCGAAGCGGCGCTGGACTCCGCCATCGCCAAGACCCGGGAGAAGGCCCAGCAGGCCGCCGAGGAAGCCCGCCGCCGGGCCCAGGAGGTCCAGGATGCCGCCCGCCGGCGGGGCGAAAGCGCGGCAGCCGCGCGCGCCCCCGAGGCCGACGACCTGCCCGGCGCGACGCCGCCGGCCCCCGCGTCCTCGTACTCGGACCCGATGACCATCATCCAGCCGATGACGCCGGCCGAGCCACCGCGGCCGGCCCCGGTGCCGCCGGCGCCCGGCCATGCGGACCCGATGACCATCATCCAGCCGATGGCACCGGCCGAGCCGCCGCGGTCGGCCCCGGTGCCGCCAGCGACCGGCCACGCGGACCCGATGACCATCATCCAGCCGATGGCACCGGCCGAACCGCCGCGGCCGGCCCCGGTGCCGCCGGCGACCGGCCACGCGGACCCGATGACCATCATCCAGCCGATGGCGCCGGCCCAGCCGCCGCGTCCGGCGCCGGTGCCGCCGCCGTCCGGGCATGCGGACCCGATGACCATCATCCAGCCGATGGCGCCGGCCCAGCCACCGCGCCCGGCGGCGGCGCCGCACACTGGCGGCGATTTCGAGGACACCCTGCCGCCGGCCGTGTCGCCCTTGCCGGCCAGTGGCGGGCTCGACCTGTCCAAGCCGGTGCCGCATTGCCCGTCGTGCCACAGCGTGGTGGCACCGGACGATACCTTCTGCGGCGCGTGCGGCCGCAAGCTGCACTGAGGCGGCCAAAGCCCAGGGGCGCGCCCGCCCGGGCGCGCCTGCAGAGGAAGTGACGAGGTGACGGCCCGCGTGTGGCGGGCCGGCGCGAACGCACGCTGCCGTCGCTGCCGGATGAGCAGCGCGGCGCCATGGTGGCCCGGCAGCGGTGATGTGGCGCTGGCCGGTCCCTCGGCTTCGTGTCGTTGCTCGGCTTCAGCTGGGGCGCGCCAGGCGGCGCACCGTCTTCTCGTCCACGCCCGCTTCGCGGGCCAGCTGTGACAGCGGGCGCTGGCCGGCCTGCTGCACCAGCCAGTCCATCAGCCCTTGCGTCAGGCGGCGGCGGGTCTGCAAGCCGTCCTGCACGGGGGTCTGGGTGCTGCCGCAGGCGCCGCAGCGCCAGCGGGTGACGTCCAGGCGCAGCCAGGTGGGCCGGCCATCGCGTGGCACGTCGCGCAGCAGCCGGGTGAGCCGGCCGTGGCGCACCATGCGCTCGCTGCGGCCGCACCTCGTGCAGCAGAGGGCGGGCGTCGTGCCGGCCACCAGGTCGTCCAGCAGGGGGCTGTGCAGCACGCAGTGGTGCGACAGGCCGCGGCCCTCATCCAGCGGGCCGGGCGCGGGATCGAAGTCGTCCATCATCGCCTCCCTCAGGCAGCCGCTGCGCCGGCGCCGAAGCGCTGCGGCACCACGCCGGGTTCACGCGCCTGCCAGCGGTTGATGCCGCTGATCAAGGCCTGGATGGAGGCGCTCACGATGCTCGTGTGCACGCCGGCGCCGAACAGGCTGCCGGCCAGCCCTGGCCAGCCGATCTCGACGAAGGCCACCGCCCTGGCGTCGGAGCCGGACTGCAGGGCGCGTTCTTCATAGCTGTCGATGCGCAGCGGCAGGCCGAGCGCCTGCACCGCGGCATCGAGCGGGCCGTTGCCGTGTCCCGTGAGCTGCAGCACCTGCCCGCCGGCCTCGACCTGCAGGCTCAGGTGCACGCGGCCGCCCTGCTCGTGGCTGTCGTGCGAGACATAGCGCAGCGGTTCGCCGGGCGCCAGGTATTCATCGACGAACAGCTGCCACAGGTCGGCTGCGTTCAGCTCGCCACCGCTGTGGTCGGCCACCTGTTGCACGGCTGCGCTGAACTCCACTTGCAGCCGGCGCGGCATGACCAGCCCGTGGCCGGCCTCCAGCAGGTAGGCGATGCCGCCTTTGCCGGACTGGCTGTTGACCCGCACGATGGAGTCATAGCTGCGCCCCACGTCGGCCGGGTCGATCGGCAGGTAGGGCACTTCCCAGGCCGCGTCGGGCTGCTGGACCGCGAAGCCCTTCTTGATGGCGTCCTGGTGCGAGCCCGAGAAGGCGGTGAACACCAGGTCCCCCACATAGGGATGGCGCGGGTGCACCGGCAGCTGGGTGCAGTCTTCCACCGTCCGCGCCACTTCGTTGATGTGCGAGAAGTCCAGCCCCGGATGGATGCCCTGGCTGTAGAGGTTGAGCGCCAGCGTCACCAGGTCCACGTTGCCGGTGCGCTCGCCATTGCCGAACAGGCAGCCTTCCACCCGGTCGGCGCCAGCCAGCACCGCCAGCTCGGCGGCTGCCACGGCGGTGCCGCGGTCGTTGTGCGGGTGCACGCTGAGCACCAGGCTGTCACGCCGACGCAGGTGGGTGTGCATCCACTCGATCTGGTCGGCATAGACGTTGGGCGTGCTCATCTCCACCGTGGCTGGCAGGTTGACGATGGCCTTGTGCTCGGGTGTCGGCTGCCAGACGTCCATCACCGCATCGACCACCTCGCAGGCAAAGTCGAGCTCGGTGCCGCTGAAGACTTCAGGGCTGTACTGGAAGGTCCACTGGGTGTCGGGCTGCTGGGCGCCCAGCTCGGCGATCAGTGCCGCGCTGCGGGTGGCCAGCTCGCGCACTTGCTCGCGCGACATGCCGAAGACGATGCGGCGGAAGGCCGGTGCGGTGGCGTTGTAGAGGTGGACGATGGCGCGCGGCGCGCCGCGCAGCGATTCGAAGGTGCGTCGGATCAGGTCTTCGCGCGCCTGGGTCAGGACTTCGATCGTGACGTCATCGGGAATCAGCCGTTCTTCGATCAGCCGGCGCACGAAGTCGAAGTCGGTCTGGGAAGCGGAGGGGAAGGCGACCTCGATCTGCTTGAAGCCGATGCGGCAGAGCATCTGGAACATGCGCAGCTTGGCGCTGGCGTCCATCGGCTCGAAGAGGGCCTGGTTGCCATCGCGCAGGTCCGTGCTCATCCAGATGGGCGGCGCGGTGAGCGTGCGGCTGGGCCAGCGGCGCTCGGCGAGGGCGAGGGGAGGAAAGGGACGGTACTTGCGGCTCGGGTCGATCAACATGATGAAGGCGGTGTCCGGTGAGGTGGCGAGGCGAGGGAGGTGGCCATGTCGAAGCCGCCCGACAGCCACAGGCGCGTGGCCGGGCAGCTCTTGGTTAGTCGCAGGGTGCCAATCTCGGTGGACGTCTTAATCGGGGTGATCATGTGGGGACTCCGGAGGGGTAGATAACGGGGGGCAGAAACGACAACGGCCAGCTTGTGGCTGGCCGTTCTGTCTCGGAACTCGGGGTATCAGGGGGCGCTAGGTGCGCTGTGCTGCTCTGGACCCGAGCCGACTCAGACCGGCCACCATCGTGGTGGCCAGCGTAATGAGTAGGAGGGTCTTGGCGGTGGTCATGGCTGCAGTGTTCTCGATCAGGAGGCGAATTGTCAATGCCTCCACCTGAAAGTCCGTGGCACGCACCGCAGTGGGGCAGCGCGCCAGCGCCGCAATGCGGGCCGGCCGAGCCAGCTCGTTGCCGGCCGGCCATGCGCGTGGTGGCCCGCTTCAGCCGGCCACAGCCAGCCAGCGCGCGAGGTCGGAGGCCAACGCCAGGCAGCCACCGGCAAACAGCAGCAGCCCGGCTTGCTGGCGCAGGGGGAGCGCGGGCGACGCAATGCTTCGGTTCTTCATGATGTCCTTTCCTTGTGCAGGAGCCCCGCGGCCGGCCGCAGCCGCCCCGCGCAGCCGGGGGATCACGCCGCGCCGGGCACCTCGATGCCGAGCTTGTGGGCGATGGCGTCGCCATAGCGCGGGTCGGCCTTGGCGAAGTGCACCAGCTGGCGCTGCACGATGGACATCGGCACGCTGCGCATGGCGCTGGCGATGTTGCTCGTGAGGCGGTCCTGCGCCGCGGCATCGAGCAGGCGGAACAGGTTGCCGGCCTGGGTGTAGGGGTCGCCATCCACCGTGTGGTCGTAGCGGTCGGCATCGCCGCTGATCTTCAGGGGCGGCTCGCGGTAGGCGGGTGCCTGCTTGGGCGCCGAGGCGATGCTGTTGGGCTCGTAGTTCGCCGCCGCGCCGCCGTTGCCGTCGAAGCGCATCGCCCCGTCACGCTGGTAGGTGTGGTACGGGCACTGCGGGCGGTTGACCGGCAACTGCT
This genomic stretch from Eleftheria terrae harbors:
- a CDS encoding transposase family protein, whose protein sequence is MDDFDPAPGPLDEGRGLSHHCVLHSPLLDDLVAGTTPALCCTRCGRSERMVRHGRLTRLLRDVPRDGRPTWLRLDVTRWRCGACGSTQTPVQDGLQTRRRLTQGLMDWLVQQAGQRPLSQLAREAGVDEKTVRRLARPS
- the leuA gene encoding 2-isopropylmalate synthase; translation: MLIDPSRKYRPFPPLALAERRWPSRTLTAPPIWMSTDLRDGNQALFEPMDASAKLRMFQMLCRIGFKQIEVAFPSASQTDFDFVRRLIEERLIPDDVTIEVLTQAREDLIRRTFESLRGAPRAIVHLYNATAPAFRRIVFGMSREQVRELATRSAALIAELGAQQPDTQWTFQYSPEVFSGTELDFACEVVDAVMDVWQPTPEHKAIVNLPATVEMSTPNVYADQIEWMHTHLRRRDSLVLSVHPHNDRGTAVAAAELAVLAGADRVEGCLFGNGERTGNVDLVTLALNLYSQGIHPGLDFSHINEVARTVEDCTQLPVHPRHPYVGDLVFTAFSGSHQDAIKKGFAVQQPDAAWEVPYLPIDPADVGRSYDSIVRVNSQSGKGGIAYLLEAGHGLVMPRRLQVEFSAAVQQVADHSGGELNAADLWQLFVDEYLAPGEPLRYVSHDSHEQGGRVHLSLQVEAGGQVLQLTGHGNGPLDAAVQALGLPLRIDSYEERALQSGSDARAVAFVEIGWPGLAGSLFGAGVHTSIVSASIQALISGINRWQAREPGVVPQRFGAGAAAA